A genomic region of Deinococcus aestuarii contains the following coding sequences:
- a CDS encoding LysM peptidoglycan-binding domain-containing M23 family metallopeptidase has translation MRRFLLTALALTAVSFSAATTVTVQPGDTLTRLAVRSGTTAAALRRANPGVRLDVLPAGTVLRLPDARGETRAWTVRPGDTLSRIAQRQGLTLQALLKANPALDPRRPLRVGQRLSLPPAPLARARTTVTLRPASVRGAAGRPLQGRLTTPFQATHPGLDLAAPSGTPIRAVLPGTVTESRFDGQGGWGWTVVLDHGGGLTSRYSHNSANLVRVGARVNAGEVIARVGSTGNSSGAHVDYRLYQGGRSIDPSSLQ, from the coding sequence ATGCGACGCTTCCTGCTCACGGCGCTGGCCCTCACGGCCGTCAGCTTCTCCGCCGCCACCACCGTCACCGTGCAGCCGGGCGACACGCTGACCCGACTCGCCGTCCGGTCCGGCACCACGGCGGCAGCGCTGCGACGCGCGAATCCCGGGGTCCGCCTGGACGTTCTGCCGGCCGGCACTGTTCTCCGGCTGCCGGATGCTCGCGGCGAGACGCGGGCCTGGACCGTGCGCCCCGGCGACACCCTGTCCCGGATCGCCCAGCGTCAGGGCCTCACCCTCCAGGCCCTGCTGAAGGCCAACCCTGCGCTGGACCCCCGGCGCCCCCTGCGGGTGGGGCAGCGGCTCAGTCTGCCCCCTGCGCCGCTGGCCCGCGCGCGCACGACGGTCACCCTGCGTCCCGCCTCGGTGCGTGGCGCCGCCGGGCGGCCCTTGCAGGGCCGGCTCACGACGCCGTTCCAGGCCACCCACCCGGGTCTGGACCTGGCGGCTCCCAGCGGCACGCCGATCCGTGCCGTCCTGCCCGGCACCGTCACCGAGTCCCGCTTCGACGGCCAGGGCGGCTGGGGCTGGACGGTGGTTCTCGACCACGGGGGCGGGCTCACCTCCCGCTACAGCCACAACAGCGCCAACCTCGTCCGGGTCGGCGCACGGGTGAACGCCGGCGAGGTGATCGCCCGGGTCGGCAGCACCGGGAACAGCAGCGGCGCCCACGTGGACTACCGCCTCTACCAGGGCGGCAGGTCCATCGACCCTTCCAGCCTCCAGTGA